The Ancylobacter sp. WKF20 genome contains a region encoding:
- the mgtE gene encoding magnesium transporter, whose protein sequence is MREETDLAASRSGRGPEPEVDPIDVPGFVEAIVGAIDAGDADVLRGLVADLHESDVARLLEALPASERPRLIELLGADFDFTALTELDETVRVQILQGLSTQTVVEGMRDLDSDDAVYILEDLDDDEKQAILAQLPIPDRATLQRSLDYPEESAGRRMQTEFIALPPFWTVGQALDYIGETEGLPETFFEVFVVDPSYRLSGSVPLDRLLRTKRGVKLGEVLTPDRHVVNVTDDQEGVARVFERYNLISAPVVDSGGRLVGVLTVDDIVDVIQEEADEDLKALGGVASDEELSDSFWYIARSRFTWLFLNLIAANLASFVISLFEGELQKMVALAVLMPIVASQGGNAGTQTMTVAVRALATRELRPSNAGRIIGRELLVGLFNGVVFAVIMAVVVFARFGVLDLGFVIALAMIINLVAAALGGILIPLALDRLKVDPAVSSGPFVTTITDVVGFFAFLGIASLWFA, encoded by the coding sequence ATGCGCGAAGAGACCGATCTCGCCGCCTCCCGCTCGGGGCGCGGCCCGGAGCCGGAGGTCGATCCCATCGACGTGCCCGGCTTCGTCGAGGCCATCGTTGGCGCCATCGACGCGGGCGACGCCGATGTGCTGCGCGGTCTCGTCGCGGACCTGCATGAATCCGATGTGGCGCGCCTGCTCGAGGCGCTGCCGGCGTCCGAGCGGCCCCGCCTGATCGAACTGCTCGGCGCGGATTTCGACTTCACCGCGCTGACCGAGCTGGACGAGACCGTCCGCGTCCAGATTCTTCAGGGGCTGTCGACGCAGACCGTCGTCGAGGGCATGCGCGACCTCGATTCCGACGACGCGGTCTACATCCTCGAAGACCTCGACGACGACGAGAAGCAGGCGATTCTCGCCCAGCTGCCGATCCCGGATCGGGCGACCCTGCAGCGCAGCCTCGACTATCCCGAGGAAAGCGCCGGCCGGCGCATGCAGACCGAGTTCATCGCCCTGCCGCCCTTCTGGACGGTCGGCCAGGCGCTGGACTATATCGGCGAGACCGAGGGGCTGCCGGAGACCTTCTTCGAAGTCTTCGTGGTCGATCCGTCCTACCGCCTCAGCGGCTCGGTCCCACTCGACCGCCTGCTGCGCACCAAGCGCGGGGTAAAGCTCGGCGAGGTGCTGACGCCCGACCGCCATGTGGTGAACGTCACGGACGATCAGGAGGGTGTGGCCCGCGTCTTCGAGCGCTACAACCTCATCTCCGCGCCGGTGGTGGACAGCGGCGGCCGTCTCGTCGGTGTGCTCACCGTCGACGACATCGTCGACGTGATCCAGGAAGAGGCGGATGAGGATCTGAAGGCGCTCGGCGGCGTCGCCAGCGACGAAGAGCTGTCCGACAGTTTCTGGTACATCGCGCGCAGCCGCTTCACCTGGCTGTTCCTGAACCTGATCGCGGCCAATCTTGCCTCCTTCGTCATCTCCCTGTTCGAGGGGGAGTTGCAGAAGATGGTGGCGCTGGCGGTGCTTATGCCGATCGTCGCCAGCCAGGGCGGCAATGCCGGTACGCAGACCATGACAGTCGCCGTGCGGGCACTGGCCACGCGCGAGCTTCGGCCGAGCAATGCTGGCCGCATCATCGGCCGCGAGCTTCTCGTCGGGCTGTTCAACGGCGTGGTCTTCGCCGTCATCATGGCGGTCGTGGTCTTCGCCCGCTTCGGCGTGCTTGATCTCGGCTTCGTCATCGCCCTCGCCATGATCATCAATCTGGTGGCGGCCGCGCTGGGCGGCATTCTCATTCCGCTGGCGCTGGACCGCCTGAAGGTGGATCCTGCCGTCTCATCCGGGCCCTTTGTCACCACCATTACCGATGTGGTGGGCTTTTTTGCATTCCTCGGCATCGCTTCGCTCTGGTTCGCCTGA